In Streptomyces rapamycinicus NRRL 5491, the genomic stretch CATTCGGAGGCACTGAGTAACGACTTCCTGGTGCCATCCATATGCAGAGATGCTGAGAACCTGGTCCTGGAACTCCTTCTGATATTCCGGCCGCATATTGCTGTAGTAGATTTCAAAAACCTCATCAGGCGGCAGGCCCGGATGGATATATATCGGCACATCAAGGGCTTCGGCGCGCGCCAGCAGGGGCTCAAAGTCGGGATGGTCGAGAAATTTCTTCCCGATGATTCCATTGGTCAAACATCCCAGGAAGCCATCTTCCCGAACTGTGCGTTCCAGTTCGTCTGCCGAGGCCTCCGGATTCTGTAGAGGCAAGGTTGCAAATGCCTTAAACCGCCCCGGATAGGTGGCCATCGGTCCATCGACGAGCAACTTGTTGAGGCGATACGCAAAATCGATGCCCTTCTGACCTTTGACATTCTGCACACCTGGCGTATGTGCGGAGAGGATTTGAACGTTGATCCCCGCCTCATCCATTGCACCGATGCGGCGCGGGCCGAGCTCGGCAAGACCAGTATCCTCGAGGAACAGCCTGTCGTTCAGCACCATCAACTCATGGGTGGAAAAGGTCTCTTCCGTGCCGATGAAGCGCAGGTCCTGATTCTCGTTCGCTGCCGTGCAGGAGGCAATGGCAGGCGTGGACAAGCCGGCACCAATGCCAAGTGCCGTGGCGCCGTTTAGAAAGGTGCGGCGTCCCATCGTGAGGTGCTCCAGAGGGTTTGCGATGGACTTCATGTCAGTCTCTCTTCAGGTGTTTGTGTGGTGCGATATCCGTGCGGCATCCGTCTGCAAGATCATTCAGATCGACCCTTCGTCGTTACCAGGCGCGCCCAGGGGTCCACCCACGCCGCGTCCCCCTCTTCGACCTCGGCGCCGGCCACGCCGGTCCCGCCGAAACACTGCCAGCCGAGACCAGGGGTCTTCGCGTCCTGCTCGCGCACCGCGGCAGCGCCGCCCGGCGGCACCGCGTACACGACGGCGTGGTGCGCGATGGCAACGTTCTCCGGTCCGAATTGGGTCCCGGTCAGGAACGCCGTCTTGGTCAGGCCCGGATCGATCATCTGGCACCGGTACTCGTCCGAGCCGCCGCCCTCCGGCGGCGCGGGCGTGTAGGCCTCGGCCATCCTCAGGTCGAGGAACCGCTCGCCGGGGCGCAGCGGCTGTGGTGGAGCTGACGACCCGCCCGCGTGCGCGCTGTGCGGGCCGGCCGCGGCGGGCCCCGCACTGTTGTCGGCGTGCGACCCGCAGGCGGCGACAGCGAACGCCGTCGCCGGCGCCATGGTGGCCGCCCCGAACCTCAACCGCCCGGGCGGCGCTTCCCCCTGACGGCGCTGCGTCGACTGCCATCACTAGCCTCCTACATACGGGTTGCATCGCTTATCTGGATGCCTACTTCCTACGGAGCGAACCTGAGACGATTGTTAATGCGGTGCTCAGGCCGGTTGGCCGGACCATGTGCCAAGCGCACGCACCAGCGTGGTGGTGGCGAGGTCCTGCCCGGTAGGCAAGGCCCAGGCGACACAACCGTCGGGCCGGATCAGCAAGGCGTCGACGTCCACCCGGTCCGTGCGGGCTGTGACGGTGTTGACCCGTCCGGTCCACGCGGCCGCGGCGTCGCGGACCTCCGCGCGGTCGACGAGGTCCAGCAGGAGCTCACGACCCTCACGCAGCAGGTCCGCCGACCGGGTCACCGCAGTGAAGTCTTCTCGGCAACATGTGATGGTTGCGGTGCGTGACCGTGTGTGCGAGGTGTCGGCTGGTGACCCGGCGTCAGATATGCGTGAAGCCCTTGGTAGGAACGAGTCTGCGAAGATCAAGTTCCGGCCGAGAGGCTTCACGTGCCGTCCAGTATCACCTACACCGCTGTGCTTGATGTCCGAGGGGACCGCCGAGCATCTCGCGATGCTACTGCGCGACCACCGCAGGCGGATCGGCACCCGCAGGAACACCCGCGCCCTGGGCGTCTTCAAGCAGGCCGTGCTGGTGTTGCGCTGGTTCGTCGACGGCACCCGGCTCGTCCAACTCGCCCGGGACAACGGCATCGCGGCCCCGACCGCCTACCGCTACCTGTACGAGGGCCTGACCGTGCTCGCCGACCACGCGCCCGACCTGTCCACCGCACTAGAACGCGCGGCGGCGGCCGGATACACCCACCTCAACCTGGACGGCACGGTGATCCGCACCGATCGCGTGGCCACCGCTGGCCCCAACGGTGCGGACCTGTGGTGGTCCGGGAAACACCGGCACCATGGCGGGAACGTACAGGTCATCGCGGCCCCGGACGGCTGGCCGCTATGGGTCTCCCCGGTCCGCCCGGGCCGCGAGCACGACACCACCTGCGCCCGCGCCCACGGCTTGGTCGACGCCCTCGACCGGCTCGCCGCCACCCTGGGCGTCCCCACCCTGACCGACCTCGGCTACGAGAACACCGGCGACGGGTTCCGCCACCCGGTCAAGAAACCCAAGAGCGGCGAACTCACCGAGCCCGACGAGGCGTTCAACGCCGTGATCCGAGGCGTGCATGGCATGGCGGAGCGTGCGAACGCCCTACTGAAGGTCACCTTCAAGGCCCTTCGCAGAGTCAGCCTCGACCCAGCCGCCATCTCCCGCATCGCCCGGGCCGCCCTCCTCCTGCTCCACCTCGAACACGGCCGCACCACCTGAACGAAGATCACGAACCGTCACGAGACGTTACCGAGAAGGGTTCATTGATCACGACTCGATACGCGTCTTAGACTACGGCCGCGGGGGCGACAGAGCCGGGCCGTTCCGACCTGGCACATGCGAAAGACGAGAAACTCGTGAACCAACAGAACCCCATCCAAGTCGCCGTCCCCGCTACCGGTAGGGACACTGGGGCCGCGGTCGCGTACCAGTTCAGCCACCGGCAGGACCTCCGTGGCGCTCATGGGGCACACCGAAGCGACCCTGCGGCCCACCGTCCAAGACCGCCCCGCTGGTGTGGTGGAGACGCGTCCCCCGGTGCGTGGACTCGGGCCTGACCGCCATCACGGCGGTCACGAGCGGTGCGGCCGAACGGTCTGGGTGGCTGCACGTACGGGTTCAGCGGCACGGGCATGCCGTTCCTGGCGCCGTCGACCAGATGGGCTTGGGCGACTACCGGACCATGGCCGCGACAAGAGTTCACCGGCGTCGATGACGCGACGCCGTGGAGCGCAGACCTCGGCTGCTTCCGGCCGCAGCGCCCTGGACCGACGCCACCGCCCACATGCTCGACCGAGCAATGGAGTGCGACTCGCCGCTGTCGGGCAGGTCGGGACGTTGGAAAGAGCACCGGTCGGCATCATATCGCCCCGGCCCAGAGGGTTTCGCGGGGCCGAACGTACATGGTTCGTAATTGGTTTCAGATCAGCGGGATCACCTGATCTGCCTTGAACGACTCATGAGGTGAGGGTCGCGGAGGCCGCGGCTCACCGCGTGAAGCGGAGGCCATCCCGTTCTCGCTGTGCGAGGCAGGTTCCCGCCGTGATGAAACGGCGCCGGCCACGGCGCCTCCTCGAAGAAGCCAACCGAAGCCTCCGGCCCACGCGTTACCGCATGAGGAGGGCATGGTGTCACTGGAACGCAGGACTGAACTGGCGACGGCAGCAGCCGCCCTGCGACAGGCCGTGAACGGAAACGGATCACTCCTTGTCGTCCGAGGCCCGCTGGGCATGGGCAAATCGTCGTTCCTGGAAGCTCTTGCCCGGCTGGCGCAGGAGGAGCGGACCGGGCTCCTCAGAGCCCAGGCGTCCGCCACGGAAGAAGACTTGGCACTCGGTGTGGTGCGCCAATTGGCGGACTCCGGCCGCTGTGGCGTCCCGGCGGGGCCCACGGGATCGCGGGCCACCACGGCCATGGTGGCCAAGCCTGGTGGGAAAACAACGCCCGCCGGGCAGGCGCCCCGGACCACACCTGAGCACACGCGGAAGGACCTGAAATCTCTCCTGGACACGCTGTCGGCGGACAGAGCCCTGCTCGTGCTCGTGGACGATCTACACATGGCCGACACCGAGTCGTTGCGGGCACTGGCTCAGGAAGTGGCTCGGCGGCACAGCCGACGGCTGCTGTTCGTCTTCTCGATACTCTCGGGCGACGCGCGCGCCGAACGGCCCGCCATGAAAAGCCTGCTCGGGACCGCGGACCGGACGACCGTCCTGTCCGCCCTCGGCCCAATTGGCACACAGGCCCTGATCGCGGACGCGTTCGAGACGACGGCAGAAGAGGAGTTCGTCAGCGCCCTGCATGAGCGATCCGGTGGCAATCCTCTGTTGACGCAGTCTCTGATGGACGAGGCGCGGTTCCGTGGGCTGAGCCCGACCGCCGCGAACGCCGGCGCCGTCCTCGCGCTGCGCCCCGAC encodes the following:
- a CDS encoding amidohydrolase family protein, which gives rise to MKSIANPLEHLTMGRRTFLNGATALGIGAGLSTPAIASCTAANENQDLRFIGTEETFSTHELMVLNDRLFLEDTGLAELGPRRIGAMDEAGINVQILSAHTPGVQNVKGQKGIDFAYRLNKLLVDGPMATYPGRFKAFATLPLQNPEASADELERTVREDGFLGCLTNGIIGKKFLDHPDFEPLLARAEALDVPIYIHPGLPPDEVFEIYYSNMRPEYQKEFQDQVLSISAYGWHQEVVTQCLRMITSGVFDRYPKLQIIIGHMGEGLPFFYKRVVEKMSEVTKKSLDKPFEQYFHDNFWFTTSAFPQTELLDLLLKYISVDRVMFATDYPFANMKTQTDWFRGVDLPREAKEKIAFRNAEKLFGIKV